The proteins below are encoded in one region of Nitrospirota bacterium:
- the topA gene encoding type I DNA topoisomerase — protein sequence MAKALIIVESPTKARTIGKYLGRGYTVMASVGHIKDLPTSKLGVDVEHDFEPQYVTIKGKAKILSEIKAKAEACDKVFLAPDPDREGEAIAWHLEQELLGKPKSKSKKKTESNKIFRVRFNEITEAAIKRALQSPGQVDMKLVNAQQARRVLDRIVGYQGSQLLWTKVRRGLSMGRVQSVAMRLICEREQEREAFCAEEYWSIAVTLSGTNPPPFEAKLHSINGEDASIATETEAQRIVDAIQGKEFVVDSIERKEKKRNPVAPFITSRLQQEASRKLHFSSKKTMTLAQKLYEGIEIGAEGQTGLITYMRTDSPRISNEAMEEARQVIQARFGAEYLPATPNVYKTQKAAQEAHEAIRPTSASRDPESIQQYLEPDVYKLYQLIWNRFIASQMVPAIFDVTRVASSPVKTTGKYLFRSTGTVVKFPGHTIVYMEGSDKELFAQKQKGEQEVEDEAERQLPLLNEGEKLQLVSLEGQTVPGVLSKQHFTQPPPRYNEALLIKELEEKGIGRPSTYASIISTIQDRKYAEKVDGRFGPTETGRTVNDFLMKGFPDLINVDFTSHMEEELDAVEEGSKPWVTAVREFYGPFTVDLEKAKTIPGPKDIVEPPTDIPCEKCGKMMEIKWGRNGKFLACPAYKDKPPCKNTQNFEKLEDGTIKIVPKIELTTDEKCEKCSSPMVVKTGRFGKFIACSAYPECKTTKALALGVKCPQPDCGGDLVQKRTKKGARAFFACSKYPACEYAMWDRPINKACPTCSAPFLIEKVSKQVGRSVQCRNEECGYKEAS from the coding sequence ATGGCCAAGGCATTGATCATTGTTGAGTCTCCGACGAAAGCACGCACCATCGGCAAGTATTTGGGGCGTGGGTATACCGTTATGGCGTCGGTCGGGCATATTAAGGATCTGCCCACCAGCAAGCTGGGCGTCGACGTGGAGCATGATTTCGAACCGCAATATGTGACGATCAAGGGCAAAGCGAAAATCCTGTCGGAGATTAAGGCCAAGGCGGAAGCCTGCGACAAAGTGTTCCTCGCGCCGGACCCCGACCGGGAAGGCGAAGCCATCGCCTGGCATCTCGAACAGGAATTGCTCGGGAAACCCAAATCCAAGTCCAAGAAAAAGACCGAGAGCAACAAGATCTTCCGTGTGCGCTTCAATGAAATCACGGAAGCGGCCATTAAGCGCGCGCTGCAGTCGCCGGGGCAGGTCGATATGAAGCTGGTGAATGCGCAGCAGGCCCGCCGGGTGCTCGACCGGATTGTCGGATACCAGGGCAGTCAATTGCTCTGGACTAAGGTGCGCCGTGGCCTCAGCATGGGCCGGGTCCAGTCCGTGGCGATGCGATTGATTTGCGAGCGTGAGCAGGAACGGGAAGCCTTTTGCGCCGAAGAGTACTGGTCCATCGCGGTGACGCTGTCCGGGACCAATCCTCCTCCGTTCGAAGCTAAGCTGCACAGTATCAATGGAGAGGACGCCTCGATTGCGACGGAGACCGAGGCGCAGCGCATCGTCGATGCCATTCAGGGGAAAGAGTTTGTTGTCGACTCGATTGAACGGAAAGAAAAGAAGCGGAACCCCGTCGCGCCGTTCATTACCAGCCGGCTTCAACAGGAAGCGTCGCGCAAGCTGCATTTCTCCTCGAAGAAGACGATGACGCTGGCGCAGAAGCTGTACGAAGGCATCGAGATCGGGGCGGAGGGCCAGACCGGTCTCATTACCTATATGAGAACCGACTCGCCGCGCATTTCGAACGAAGCGATGGAGGAAGCGCGTCAGGTGATCCAGGCGCGATTCGGTGCAGAATATCTACCCGCCACCCCGAACGTGTACAAGACGCAAAAGGCGGCGCAAGAGGCCCACGAAGCGATTCGTCCCACATCAGCATCTCGCGACCCTGAGTCGATCCAGCAGTACTTAGAGCCGGATGTCTATAAGCTGTATCAGCTGATCTGGAACCGGTTTATTGCCTCGCAGATGGTGCCTGCTATTTTTGATGTGACGCGCGTGGCGTCGAGCCCCGTCAAGACAACCGGAAAATATCTGTTTCGCTCGACCGGCACCGTGGTGAAGTTTCCCGGCCATACGATCGTCTATATGGAGGGGAGCGATAAGGAGTTGTTCGCCCAGAAGCAAAAGGGTGAACAGGAAGTCGAAGACGAGGCCGAGCGCCAGTTGCCCTTGCTCAATGAGGGCGAGAAGCTGCAGCTCGTCTCTCTGGAGGGCCAGACGGTTCCCGGCGTGCTCTCGAAGCAACACTTCACCCAGCCTCCGCCCCGGTACAACGAAGCCTTGCTGATCAAGGAATTGGAAGAAAAAGGCATCGGCCGGCCGTCTACCTATGCGAGCATCATTTCGACGATTCAGGATCGCAAATATGCCGAGAAGGTGGATGGGCGGTTCGGTCCCACTGAAACAGGGCGGACCGTGAATGATTTCTTGATGAAGGGATTCCCGGACCTGATCAACGTCGACTTCACCTCGCACATGGAGGAGGAGTTGGACGCGGTCGAAGAGGGCAGCAAGCCGTGGGTAACGGCAGTGCGCGAATTTTACGGGCCTTTCACGGTGGATTTGGAGAAGGCGAAGACGATTCCTGGGCCCAAGGACATCGTGGAGCCGCCGACGGATATCCCCTGCGAGAAGTGCGGCAAGATGATGGAGATTAAATGGGGCCGCAATGGCAAGTTCCTCGCCTGTCCGGCCTACAAGGACAAGCCACCCTGTAAGAATACGCAGAACTTCGAGAAGCTCGAGGACGGCACCATTAAGATTGTCCCGAAGATCGAGCTGACGACGGACGAGAAGTGCGAGAAATGCAGCAGCCCGATGGTGGTGAAGACCGGGCGGTTCGGGAAGTTCATTGCCTGCTCCGCCTATCCTGAGTGCAAAACCACCAAAGCGCTTGCGTTGGGCGTCAAATGCCCCCAGCCAGACTGTGGGGGCGATCTCGTTCAGAAGCGAACCAAGAAAGGAGCTCGGGCCTTTTTTGCCTGTAGCAAGTATCCGGCCTGCGAATATGCCATGTGGGATCGTCCGATCAACAAGGCCTGCCCGACCTGCAGCGCCCCGTTCCTCATCGAGAAAGTCAGTAAGCAGGTTGGCCGCAGCGTCCAGTGCCGCAACGAGGAATGCGGTTACAAGGAAGCCAGTTAA
- the bfr gene encoding bacterioferritin has product MKSKEGVLEYLNQVLKSELTAVHQYLLHAALCKNWGYGRLHEQLSHLANEEVGHSSGLIGHILYLDGTPEVGHLDRVGVGRTVQDLFTADLRFEREDVELLRKAIAHCAKVEDFTTRHMLEVMIEDSEEHVDWFETQLRTIEQVGLDRYLAEQIKK; this is encoded by the coding sequence ATGAAATCTAAAGAAGGAGTCCTAGAGTATTTGAATCAGGTCTTGAAGTCGGAACTGACGGCGGTGCATCAGTACCTGCTCCATGCGGCCTTGTGCAAGAATTGGGGCTATGGACGGCTGCATGAGCAATTGAGCCATCTCGCCAATGAGGAAGTGGGCCATTCTTCCGGCCTGATCGGTCACATTCTGTATCTGGACGGGACCCCGGAGGTCGGGCACCTCGATCGGGTGGGGGTGGGGCGCACGGTACAGGACCTGTTCACGGCAGATTTGAGATTTGAGCGTGAGGATGTGGAGCTGCTCCGCAAGGCCATCGCCCACTGCGCCAAGGTTGAAGATTTTACGACTCGCCATATGCTTGAGGTTATGATCGAAGATTCCGAAGAGCATGTCGACTGGTTTGAGACGCAGCTCAGGACGATCGAGCAGGTTGGTCTCGACCGGTATCTCGCCGAGCAGATCAAGAAGTAA
- the dprA gene encoding DNA-processing protein DprA, with amino-acid sequence MDSQSVDGTPSVEVVGPSGRRMTLAQLEPWLRLRAIDGVGDLTALQLVRHWHSPDAVLQASRDDLIQHGCSPQLADAIKRGPDSPACRNIERELKAIERKHIEVLSFFDPAYPARLKMIADPPPLLYITGTLTEQDELAVAIVGARRATAAGRVLTEELSHDLAAAGMTVVSGLARGVDAAAHRGALAAQGRTIAVLGCGIDRTYPPEHDRLRRQIEERGAVLSEVPMGAPPHSHHFPRRNRIISGLSLGVVVTEAAINSGSLITAKLAAEQGREVFAVPGFVKEDTSRGTNALLKDGAALIERAEDVIEAVLPQLDPVLRLRLQPSRAKSERGDQLGKEEQLVYDAMPYEPLTVDEVIVATGLSVSAVMASLLSLELRQRVRQLPGQRYLRA; translated from the coding sequence ATGGATAGCCAATCTGTAGATGGTACTCCCTCCGTTGAGGTCGTAGGGCCTTCGGGCCGTCGTATGACCTTGGCGCAGCTAGAGCCCTGGCTCCGCCTGCGAGCGATCGATGGAGTGGGGGATCTGACGGCTTTGCAGTTGGTTCGCCATTGGCACTCTCCCGACGCAGTCCTGCAAGCCTCCCGTGATGACTTGATCCAGCATGGATGCAGTCCGCAATTGGCGGACGCGATCAAGCGCGGGCCCGATAGTCCGGCCTGCCGGAACATTGAGCGGGAACTCAAAGCCATCGAGCGTAAGCACATTGAGGTTTTGAGCTTTTTTGATCCTGCCTATCCTGCGCGACTGAAGATGATTGCGGACCCTCCTCCACTCTTGTACATCACCGGCACATTGACGGAGCAGGATGAGTTGGCTGTGGCGATCGTGGGGGCCAGGCGTGCGACGGCTGCCGGGCGTGTCCTGACCGAAGAGCTCAGCCATGATCTGGCGGCAGCAGGTATGACGGTGGTGAGCGGGCTCGCGCGAGGAGTTGACGCGGCGGCCCATCGAGGCGCGCTTGCCGCGCAGGGACGCACCATTGCGGTGTTGGGCTGCGGGATCGACCGGACCTATCCGCCGGAACATGACCGATTACGCAGGCAGATCGAAGAGCGAGGAGCGGTCCTCTCCGAGGTGCCGATGGGCGCGCCGCCCCACAGTCATCACTTTCCCCGGCGGAATCGTATCATCAGCGGCTTGTCCCTGGGCGTGGTCGTGACAGAAGCCGCTATCAACAGCGGCTCGTTGATTACCGCGAAGCTGGCAGCAGAGCAGGGACGAGAGGTCTTTGCCGTTCCTGGCTTTGTGAAGGAAGACACCAGCCGCGGCACGAACGCCCTGCTCAAAGACGGAGCGGCTTTGATCGAGCGAGCGGAGGATGTGATCGAGGCGGTCTTGCCGCAATTGGATCCGGTGCTCCGTCTGCGGCTGCAACCCTCTCGCGCGAAGAGCGAGCGAGGCGATCAGTTGGGCAAAGAGGAACAGCTGGTGTATGATGCCATGCCGTATGAACCTCTCACCGTGGACGAGGTGATTGTCGCCACAGGCCTGTCAGTATCTGCAGTGATGGCCTCGCTCCTGTCTTTGGAGCTTCGACAGCGAGTGAGACAGCTGCCGGGGCAACGTTATCTTCGAGCGTAA
- a CDS encoding Rne/Rng family ribonuclease codes for MGVEIAITVAREETRVAVLDGGVVTDLFGDRAKHKDFVGNIYKGKVAKVLPGMQAAFVDIGLEKAAFMHVSDLSLDAEPGDTLVDVDEDDKDADKDGDMVGPRRQSSKPIEQLLTEGQELMVQISKGPIGTKGSRVTTYVSLPGRYLVFMPNVEHIGVSRRIARDEERARLKDIMKRVRHPGCGYIVRTVSEGVKEDELRSDVDFLHVLWQDILAKREQKGAPALLHADLSLSFRVVRDLFGKKVDRLWIDSREEYQAVRDFVQRFSPEQTSRIHFYDKDESLFDHLGVEQEMARALSRKVWLKSGGHLVIDHTEAMTVIDVNTGRFVGKRDQEETILRNNLEAAKEVAYQMKLRGIGGIIIVDFIDMEREKNRDKVYHALLDAMSTDKARTRVSRISDLGLIEISRERVREDLLRSLSEPCHYCEGRGYTKSPTTVVYEIFRDVRRIGSSPEPQKIVVGAHPSVVGLLQDEERQGLEAVERECSAKIIVMPDEHLHLEQYDLAVL; via the coding sequence ATGGGAGTAGAAATTGCCATTACAGTCGCACGCGAGGAAACTCGCGTCGCGGTCTTGGACGGCGGAGTCGTCACGGATCTCTTCGGAGATCGGGCGAAGCACAAAGACTTCGTCGGGAATATTTATAAGGGAAAAGTGGCGAAGGTGCTGCCGGGCATGCAGGCGGCCTTTGTGGATATCGGCCTCGAAAAGGCGGCCTTCATGCACGTCTCGGATTTGTCGCTGGACGCCGAACCGGGCGACACCCTCGTCGATGTAGATGAGGATGACAAGGATGCCGATAAAGACGGGGACATGGTGGGTCCCAGGCGCCAAAGCTCCAAGCCGATCGAGCAGTTGCTGACCGAAGGGCAGGAGCTGATGGTCCAGATTTCCAAGGGGCCGATCGGGACGAAGGGCTCGCGGGTCACGACCTATGTGTCGCTCCCGGGCCGGTATCTCGTGTTCATGCCCAACGTGGAGCACATCGGCGTGTCCCGCCGCATCGCCCGTGACGAGGAGCGCGCCAGGCTCAAGGACATTATGAAGCGGGTGCGGCATCCAGGCTGCGGCTACATTGTCCGCACGGTGAGCGAAGGGGTCAAAGAAGACGAGCTGCGATCCGACGTCGATTTTCTGCATGTGCTCTGGCAGGACATCCTGGCGAAGCGCGAGCAGAAGGGGGCGCCAGCCTTGCTCCATGCCGATTTGAGCCTGAGTTTCCGCGTCGTGCGCGATCTCTTCGGGAAGAAAGTCGATCGGTTATGGATTGACTCGCGCGAGGAGTATCAGGCGGTCAGGGATTTCGTGCAGCGATTTTCTCCTGAGCAGACCTCCCGCATCCATTTCTACGACAAGGACGAAAGTCTCTTCGATCATCTGGGCGTCGAGCAGGAGATGGCGCGGGCCCTCAGCCGCAAGGTCTGGCTCAAGTCCGGCGGGCATCTTGTGATCGACCATACCGAAGCGATGACCGTCATCGACGTCAACACCGGACGGTTCGTCGGGAAGCGCGATCAGGAGGAGACCATTCTCCGGAACAATCTGGAGGCCGCGAAAGAGGTGGCCTATCAGATGAAGCTGCGCGGGATCGGCGGGATCATCATCGTTGACTTCATCGATATGGAGCGGGAGAAGAATCGCGATAAGGTGTACCACGCATTGCTCGATGCCATGTCGACCGACAAGGCCCGCACCAGAGTGTCCAGGATTTCCGATCTGGGGCTGATCGAGATTTCCCGTGAGCGGGTGCGCGAGGATCTTCTGCGTTCGCTTTCCGAACCCTGTCACTATTGCGAAGGGCGAGGCTATACAAAGTCGCCCACCACGGTGGTCTATGAAATCTTCCGCGATGTTCGTCGGATCGGCAGCAGCCCCGAGCCGCAGAAGATCGTCGTCGGTGCCCATCCCTCGGTTGTCGGGTTGCTGCAAGATGAAGAGCGGCAGGGGCTTGAGGCGGTGGAACGGGAATGTTCCGCAAAGATCATTGTGATGCCGGACGAGCATTTGCACTTGGAACAATACGATTTGGCGGTGCTGTAG
- a CDS encoding FMN-binding protein — protein MITRWFALSLALAFLISPAIALAERVWDSELKRYLTEQEMSMAEVFMSEEEAVKLMFPKSERIKKELLKVSAEKKTVIEERIGWKFPEEAFEVYIGETGSQIDGYALVQNTIGKHKPMTYMVGVDARGRVSNVELLVFREARGSEVRTKRFNVQYEGKTVLDPVRINKDIINISGATMSVRSISAGVKRVLVLVDEFYLKPAGLGSDTVAAKKSEKGILGSIFGN, from the coding sequence ATGATCACTCGATGGTTCGCACTCTCACTGGCGCTTGCCTTCCTCATCTCCCCGGCCATAGCCCTGGCTGAACGAGTGTGGGACAGCGAGCTCAAACGGTACTTGACAGAACAAGAAATGTCGATGGCCGAAGTCTTCATGAGTGAAGAAGAGGCGGTCAAGCTGATGTTCCCAAAGTCCGAGCGCATCAAAAAAGAGCTCCTGAAAGTTTCTGCGGAGAAGAAAACGGTGATCGAGGAGCGGATCGGCTGGAAATTCCCGGAGGAGGCCTTTGAGGTCTACATCGGCGAAACCGGCTCACAGATCGATGGCTATGCCCTTGTGCAGAATACCATCGGCAAACACAAACCGATGACCTATATGGTCGGGGTGGACGCGCGCGGCCGTGTTTCGAACGTCGAATTGCTCGTCTTTCGCGAAGCGCGCGGCAGCGAGGTGAGAACCAAGCGATTCAACGTCCAGTACGAGGGGAAAACGGTCCTCGATCCGGTCCGCATCAACAAAGACATTATCAACATCAGCGGCGCTACGATGTCGGTCCGGTCGATCAGCGCCGGCGTCAAACGTGTCCTCGTCCTCGTCGACGAATTCTATTTGAAACCGGCGGGGCTGGGCAGCGATACTGTCGCTGCCAAGAAATCCGAGAAGGGGATACTCGGGTCCATCTTCGGAAACTAA
- a CDS encoding HD domain-containing protein: MKQRVAEHIHPGIVTMQAMLRKIDRLRLPLASRRDVESILVRQVSKELDRALPSQAGHGRRTAVISGLIGQAVGLAPGELHNLTLAALLHDIGLLMLPTDLVENNDSLDSEDYVAIQNHSRLGATLLEPFLFLREASILIAHHHERWDGSGYPYGIRGAFIPLGARILAIADAFDAIQVPGVCCRSRRQAIALRIIQVSAGSQFDPELVQILVRSFSGMPEAQHPGARENVRRNIMPVPD; encoded by the coding sequence ATGAAACAGCGCGTCGCTGAACATATCCACCCCGGGATCGTCACGATGCAGGCCATGCTCCGGAAGATCGACCGACTCCGACTCCCGTTGGCATCACGCCGTGACGTCGAAAGTATCCTCGTGCGGCAAGTGAGCAAGGAGTTGGATCGCGCACTCCCCTCCCAGGCAGGCCACGGACGCCGCACGGCTGTAATCTCAGGGCTGATCGGACAAGCGGTGGGACTGGCTCCCGGCGAGTTGCACAACCTGACACTCGCCGCGTTACTCCACGATATCGGGCTCTTGATGCTCCCGACTGACCTCGTGGAGAACAACGACTCCCTCGATTCCGAGGATTACGTCGCCATTCAGAACCATTCCCGCCTTGGCGCGACGCTGCTCGAACCGTTTTTGTTCTTGAGGGAAGCCTCGATCCTCATCGCCCATCACCACGAGCGCTGGGACGGATCGGGCTACCCCTACGGAATCAGAGGCGCCTTCATTCCTCTGGGAGCCAGGATTCTAGCCATCGCCGACGCTTTCGACGCCATTCAGGTGCCAGGCGTCTGTTGCCGCTCACGGCGCCAAGCCATTGCGTTACGGATTATTCAAGTCTCGGCCGGCAGCCAATTTGACCCTGAATTGGTGCAGATACTCGTGAGGTCTTTCAGCGGCATGCCGGAGGCGCAGCATCCAGGGGCGAGAGAGAATGTCAGACGAAACATTATGCCGGTGCCTGACTAA
- the bfr gene encoding bacterioferritin, translated as MKAKEGVVNILNKVLTADLTAINQYFVHAKMCENWGYERLQHKVRARSIDEMKDADELIGHILYLEGVPNVQRMNAVQVGETVPEQLNLDLKAEQEMLTLLSEGVVHCTKVADFTTRHMFEEMATDVDAHIDWIETQMETIKQVGLENYLSEQIKKES; from the coding sequence ATGAAAGCTAAAGAAGGTGTCGTCAACATTCTGAACAAGGTCTTGACGGCTGATTTGACCGCCATAAACCAGTACTTCGTCCATGCCAAGATGTGCGAGAACTGGGGCTATGAACGGCTCCAACATAAAGTGCGGGCGCGTAGCATCGATGAGATGAAGGATGCCGATGAACTCATCGGTCACATTCTCTATCTGGAGGGCGTGCCGAACGTGCAACGCATGAACGCAGTGCAGGTGGGAGAAACAGTTCCTGAGCAGCTGAATCTCGATCTCAAGGCAGAGCAGGAAATGCTCACGCTGCTCAGTGAAGGGGTTGTGCATTGCACCAAGGTGGCTGACTTCACCACACGGCATATGTTCGAAGAGATGGCGACAGATGTCGATGCGCACATCGATTGGATTGAAACGCAGATGGAAACGATCAAGCAGGTCGGTCTGGAGAACTATCTTTCTGAGCAAATCAAGAAAGAGAGCTAA
- the rodA gene encoding rod shape-determining protein RodA: MIDRVINSRGFDSFDLRFIGLIVAILGVGVLSIYSVTHDQDAAFPFYAKQVVWILLGAVAFLVMWLSDYHRIARLAYPAYVIILVLLAVVLFEGKSSRGAQRWIPMGPFAFQPSEFAKLVLILTLAHYYSKAPRVGWLQRVVLPGVLVFPGLLLILKQPDLGSGLSFLAVYAAMLLMVGMRSKALGVILLFSLMLFPFAWEAMWGSLHDYQRQRIMAFVDPTYDTGGKGYHALQSRIAIGAGELTGKGLYGGTQSQLKFLPEGHTDFVFSVFAEEWGFLGVLALLLLFVALIWLSLEIVARAKDRLGALLAVGITCMLSFCIVVNIGMTAGMFPIVGIPLPLMSYGGSATVMTLASLGLLLNVKRRRLSFL; the protein is encoded by the coding sequence ATGATCGACCGGGTAATCAATAGCCGCGGCTTTGACAGTTTCGATCTCCGTTTTATCGGACTGATCGTGGCCATCCTGGGGGTCGGCGTGCTGTCGATTTATAGCGTGACGCATGACCAGGATGCGGCGTTCCCATTTTATGCCAAACAGGTTGTCTGGATTCTGCTCGGCGCGGTCGCGTTTCTGGTCATGTGGCTCTCGGACTATCATCGAATCGCCCGGTTAGCGTATCCTGCCTATGTTATTATTCTGGTCCTCTTGGCGGTCGTGCTGTTTGAAGGCAAGAGCAGCCGGGGGGCGCAACGGTGGATTCCAATGGGACCCTTTGCGTTCCAGCCATCGGAGTTTGCCAAGCTGGTCCTCATTCTGACCTTGGCGCATTACTATTCAAAGGCGCCAAGGGTCGGATGGCTCCAGCGAGTGGTGTTGCCTGGGGTATTGGTCTTTCCCGGGCTACTCCTGATCCTGAAGCAGCCGGATCTCGGGAGCGGGCTGAGCTTCTTGGCGGTCTATGCGGCGATGTTGCTGATGGTGGGGATGCGGTCGAAAGCCCTGGGCGTGATCCTCTTGTTTTCGCTGATGCTGTTCCCCTTCGCCTGGGAGGCGATGTGGGGGTCATTGCATGATTATCAGCGGCAGCGCATTATGGCCTTTGTTGACCCGACGTATGACACGGGGGGTAAGGGATACCATGCGCTTCAATCCAGGATTGCCATCGGCGCGGGAGAACTGACGGGGAAGGGACTCTACGGAGGGACCCAGAGCCAATTGAAATTTTTGCCCGAAGGGCACACAGATTTTGTCTTTTCGGTCTTTGCTGAAGAGTGGGGATTTTTGGGAGTGTTGGCGCTGTTGTTGTTGTTTGTGGCCTTGATCTGGCTGTCGCTGGAAATTGTGGCGCGCGCGAAGGACCGGCTTGGGGCGCTGCTGGCGGTTGGCATTACTTGCATGTTGAGCTTTTGCATCGTGGTCAATATCGGCATGACGGCGGGCATGTTTCCCATCGTAGGGATCCCCCTTCCGCTCATGAGTTACGGAGGGAGCGCGACGGTGATGACGCTGGCGTCGCTCGGTCTGCTCTTGAATGTCAAACGCCGGCGATTGAGTTTTCTTTAG